One genomic region from Nitrospirota bacterium encodes:
- a CDS encoding type II toxin-antitoxin system RelE/ParE family toxin: MRIRWFKDALLDIIELRKYIENDNSHAAQDVARSILSHIEQLAKHPAMGRTGRVEGTRELVISGLPYIIPYRVKNNTIEILRVLHAARKWPTKF; the protein is encoded by the coding sequence ATGAGAATAAGATGGTTTAAGGATGCTCTTTTAGATATTATAGAACTTAGAAAATATATTGAAAATGATAACTCTCATGCCGCACAAGATGTGGCGAGAAGCATCTTAAGTCACATAGAGCAACTCGCAAAGCACCCGGCTATGGGCCGCACAGGAAGAGTGGAAGGAACGCGTGAGTTGGTTATTTCAGGGCTTCCCTATATCATCCCATACCGCGTAAAGAACAATACCATAGAAATCCTTCGCGTACTTCATGCGGCCCGGAAGTGGCCGACGAAGTTTTGA